The Cloacibacillus sp. genomic interval GGTGCCGTCCGTGTTGTAGCCGATTTTGCGCCCATCTTTGAAGAGCACAGTGTTCACCGCGCCAGACTCGGAGGCCGAGGGATGCAGCTCGTCCATCAGCTCTTTGACCGCCACCTTATGCGGTATCGTCACATTACAGCCCATGAAACCCATCGCCGCCATGGAGCCGACGATTCCCTCCATGCGCGAGGGCTCCGCCGGAACGGGGATATATAGCGCGTCAAGCCCCATATCCGCGTAGGCGTCGTTGTGCATCACCGCCGAGGCGGAGTGGCCGAGCGGCCAGCCGATGAGCGCCGCCGGTCTGGTATTCGCGGAGATGGGCAGCTCCCTCTTTTTGTAGGCTTTCAGCCCCGCCGCCGCCCTCTCCCGAAGCAGCGCGACACCGCAGCCGCCCGCCTCCGCCGTGACGTCCCCCCACAAAACCGCGCCATTGTCCTCTGTCATAACGTTCTTTTCCCACATAATGATGTTCTCCTTTCGTAAGCTCTTCCACATAAAACCCCGCGTCAGCCGTCAAAGGGCACGAGGTCACCGGCGGCTGAACATTAAATCTTGATCCAGCCTTCCTATTTGCCTTTGTCTGTCGTATTTCAGCGGAGGGAAACAAAAAAGACCGCGGCCCCTGCGGACGACGGTCTTGAAGTATCTCTCAGATCTTTTACTTTATCAGGTCCGAATCACTTCGCGAAAAACGCCAGAAACCCCGAGGCATCAAACGAGCGGGGAAAAGTAAAAAACCAATAAAAGTAAAAGTTTTTATTTAACAGCGCTTTTCCCATAACGTGAGCCTCCCTCTTTCGCGGACGTGACCGTCTCTTGTTTTTGTGAGGTGAATGATACTGCTGTCATTTGTATCTGTCAAGTATGTAAATGAACGGCAGTCTACCGCAAACGGCGAAAAATAAAAATTCTGTTATTTTAACGCCTTTTTCTGTACCGTCGCGCAGGCTACCGCGGCCATTATGATCGCGCAGCCCGCCAGTTCGTGCCCCGTGGGATAGAGGCCGAGGACGAGCGGCGTTATGATGAGCGCGAAGACCAGCTCAAGCGTGCAGATGAGGCTGACCAACGAGGCGGGGATGCGTTTCAGCGCGTTGAACATGAATCCGAAGCCCAACAGCCCCGCGCCGAGCGCCGAGTACTGCATCAGCGCGAATACGGCCCCGTCGATGGCCTTGAGGTCGCCCCAGCCCATCAGCACTGACTTTCCGGCGATGAGCATCGCGCCGCCGAAAAGGTGCACGTAAAAGAGCTGTATCAGCGGGTTCGTCGCGCCGCCCATCAGTATCCGGCGGGAGACGAGCGTCTGTCCGGAGAGTCCGATCAGCGAGGCGAGCGCCCACATCAGACCGGCAGGCGAGACGGAGAGCATGCCGCCCTCCTGCCCCATAAAACCGACATAGAGGCCGCCGACGATCATGAAACCCGCGGCTATCTGCATCCTAGAGGGCTTTTCATGCGTTATGAAGTATGAACCGGCCATCGTCACCAGCGGGAAGGTATAGTGCAGCATAAGCGCCTGGGGCACGGTGAGGTAAAAGCAGGAGACCATAAAGCCGCAGGCGTTCATCACCACGGTCAGGAAGCCGAGAAAAACATAGGTGCGCATGAGGCTGCGTCCGATCCTGTACCACCCCGGCCCGAGGCTGTATCTGAGGTAGAGGGACATCAGGATCACGACGAGCACCGCACGGTAACACATTACCGAGACCATGCTGACCCCCTGCGTACCGATAAACTTTGCGAGCGGGCTCATACCGCCCCATAGCACGGCGGTGCCCAGAGCCATCATCACGCCGCGTGTGTAGTTATTTTTCATCTTTTCACCTTTTCATCTCTTGAATCCGGCTATAAGTCCCTGCTTAGAGCACAGTTTTATGTAATTTACAAAGCGCACCGCCGCAGGCGGCAGGTAGCGGTTGGCGTTGTAGGCCATGTAGAGCGTACAGTGGGCGTCAAAGTCCTCCACCCTCAGGGTGCGGACGCTGAGCTTCTTGAGCACGTCGGTGACGGCGACGAAGGCCACTCCGAAACCGGCGGAGACCAGAGAAAATATCGCCTCTTCGTCAGGCGCCTCGTAGGCGACCCTGGGCACCACGTCGACGCTCTTCAGCAGGTATTCCACCAGCCGCCGGAGCCCCGAATCGTCCTCGTAGAGGATATAGGGATAGGGCTCTATCTCACGCAGGCAGATACTTTCACGCTCCGCCAGCGGATGATCGGCGGGAACAATGACCGCCATCTCCTGACAGAACAGGGGGAAGAGCGACAGGTCGGGAACCTCCTTCTCCGTGGTACAGAAACCGACGTCGAAGAGCCCCTCTTTGAGTCCCGCTATCACCTGCGGCGAATTAAGCTGTTTGAAGTTAAAGATTATCTTTTCGTTCTCTTTACGGCGCAGAAATTCGCGCGCGAGGCGCGGTACGAAACCATAGCTCCAGGGAGGATTATAGGCGATGTTGATATCGCCCTCGGTCTCGCTCGCGAGGCGCTTCATCTTTATGTTTATCGTTGTGAGCGAGTCCAGCGGCGTTATCTGCTCATAGTAGAGCCGTCCGTATTTCGTGAGGGAGATGCTGCGCTTCTCACGCTTAAAGAGCGGCACGCCGAGCTCGGTCTCCAGATTTGAGATCGAAATGCTGATCGTCGACTGTGAGATAAGCAGCTCCTCAGAGGCCTTCCTGAAATTGAGCAGGCGGGCTACTACGCAGAAATATGTCAGCTGCTGCAGCGTCATGGCGGAGACCCTCCCGGCAAAATAGTACGGAGGCGGCCTCTTGAAAAGAGAAGCCGCCTCCGTTATTATAGCTTATTTATGGGCGGGACGCGGAATGCCGAATTTCTCGGGCGATTCCTTCGCGCCGCCGGCGTCATAGAGAAGCCATGCGCTGACCGACTGGTTCTGGTTGATGTATTTGCGAGCCGCGTCTCCGGTAAGGCCAAGCTTCACGCCGCCCATCGTCTTCGCGAATTCGTCAAATTTAGGGTCGTTGTAGGCCTTGAGGTAGGCCTTCTGGAGTGTCTCATAGGCCTCTTTCGGCGTGCCCTTCTTTACAAATACGCCGAAGAAGGCGCCCCAGGGAAGGTAGGGCTTGTATTCCTTAGCGTAGAATTCCGTGATCGCGGGGACCTGCTTCACCGCCGGCACGCGCTCGGGCGAGATCACCGCGAGGGCGCGCACGTTGCCGGCGTTGATGAAGTTCACGCAGGAGAGGAGGCCAACCGCGACGGCGTCGATATGTTTGCCCATGATCGCCGTGACCGCCGGGCCCTCGCCGTCAAACTGTATCTGCGGGAATTTAACGCCGTGCACCTTTTCGATCATCGTCGTGGCGACGAAGGGAAGTCCTCCGGGGCCCGTGGAGCCCATCTTGACCGTTTTACCGGACTTCGCCGCTTCGATAAGGTCTTTGAATGTCTTATAGGGCGAATCCTTCGGGACCACTACCACGCCGACGTTGGCCATCATCAGCAGCACTGGGTCGAAATCGGCGTAGTCTATCTTCGCGAGGCCGGTGACCTTATAAAGGTTGGGGTTCTCCGCGCCAAAGAGCAGCGTGTAGCCGTCAGCGGGAAGGTTGTTTACAAATGTCGTGGCGATCGCGCCCGTAGCGCCGGTCTTATTCTGCATAATGACCGTCTTTCCAAGCTCTTTGCCCGCCATCGGCGTTATCGCGCGCGCGACGTTGTCCATCGCTCCGCCCGCGCCCCACATGATGTACCCCTGTAGATTCTTCTCGGGATAGGCGGCGAAGGCCGCCTGCGCCATCAAAGCCGTGAAAAGCACCGTCAACAATAATTTCTTCATTGTCCTCATACTTTCTTTCGTTTTTATAACAGTGATTTAATGTTTCTGTAAATCCTCAAGAAAACGTTCGCATCCCGCGGCCATCACATCAACCAGAGGCTCCATGCCCGTCCAGATACGAACCGCCTCCGCTCCCTGATAGACGAGCA includes:
- a CDS encoding DMT family transporter, coding for MKNNYTRGVMMALGTAVLWGGMSPLAKFIGTQGVSMVSVMCYRAVLVVILMSLYLRYSLGPGWYRIGRSLMRTYVFLGFLTVVMNACGFMVSCFYLTVPQALMLHYTFPLVTMAGSYFITHEKPSRMQIAAGFMIVGGLYVGFMGQEGGMLSVSPAGLMWALASLIGLSGQTLVSRRILMGGATNPLIQLFYVHLFGGAMLIAGKSVLMGWGDLKAIDGAVFALMQYSALGAGLLGFGFMFNALKRIPASLVSLICTLELVFALIITPLVLGLYPTGHELAGCAIIMAAVACATVQKKALK
- a CDS encoding LysR family transcriptional regulator, whose amino-acid sequence is MTLQQLTYFCVVARLLNFRKASEELLISQSTISISISNLETELGVPLFKREKRSISLTKYGRLYYEQITPLDSLTTINIKMKRLASETEGDINIAYNPPWSYGFVPRLAREFLRRKENEKIIFNFKQLNSPQVIAGLKEGLFDVGFCTTEKEVPDLSLFPLFCQEMAVIVPADHPLAERESICLREIEPYPYILYEDDSGLRRLVEYLLKSVDVVPRVAYEAPDEEAIFSLVSAGFGVAFVAVTDVLKKLSVRTLRVEDFDAHCTLYMAYNANRYLPPAAVRFVNYIKLCSKQGLIAGFKR
- a CDS encoding tripartite tricarboxylate transporter substrate binding protein translates to MKKLLLTVLFTALMAQAAFAAYPEKNLQGYIMWGAGGAMDNVARAITPMAGKELGKTVIMQNKTGATGAIATTFVNNLPADGYTLLFGAENPNLYKVTGLAKIDYADFDPVLLMMANVGVVVVPKDSPYKTFKDLIEAAKSGKTVKMGSTGPGGLPFVATTMIEKVHGVKFPQIQFDGEGPAVTAIMGKHIDAVAVGLLSCVNFINAGNVRALAVISPERVPAVKQVPAITEFYAKEYKPYLPWGAFFGVFVKKGTPKEAYETLQKAYLKAYNDPKFDEFAKTMGGVKLGLTGDAARKYINQNQSVSAWLLYDAGGAKESPEKFGIPRPAHK